A window of Flavobacterium flavigenum contains these coding sequences:
- a CDS encoding LLM class flavin-dependent oxidoreductase, giving the protein MKNPISLSILELAIINNNSNAAETLNKTKEIAQLTDRLGYKRFWLAEHHNMAHVASTATVVLIGYVASQTQNIRVGSGGIMLPNHSPLIVAEQFGTLETLYPGRIDLGLGRAPGTDQPTAEAIRKDFFEQAQRFPQNVSKLQEYFSEENATAKVRAFPAEGTKVPIWILGSSMESASLAASYGFPYAFAGHFAPRQMLQAFEFYRDNFQPSKFLDKPKTMACVNIIAADTDEEAEKLSTSLYQMFLNLIRNDRKGLQPPVDSLDDIMSEEERFHVNQMTACSFVGGKKQLAIDLKKFIDYSRIDELMITSPIFDHQAKLKSLQLTKEVLDELNSNR; this is encoded by the coding sequence ATGAAAAATCCAATTTCACTCTCCATATTAGAACTTGCTATTATCAATAATAACAGTAATGCAGCTGAAACATTAAATAAAACAAAAGAAATTGCCCAACTAACAGATCGTTTAGGTTATAAAAGGTTCTGGCTTGCTGAACACCACAATATGGCACATGTCGCCAGTACGGCAACAGTTGTCTTAATCGGTTATGTTGCCAGTCAGACACAAAATATCCGTGTTGGTTCTGGTGGAATTATGCTGCCGAATCATTCGCCATTAATCGTTGCAGAGCAATTTGGAACACTGGAAACTTTATATCCAGGCAGAATCGACTTAGGCTTGGGGAGAGCGCCAGGAACGGATCAGCCAACTGCAGAAGCTATTCGAAAAGATTTCTTCGAACAGGCTCAGCGTTTTCCACAAAACGTTTCTAAACTTCAGGAGTATTTTTCAGAGGAAAATGCGACGGCAAAAGTTCGTGCTTTTCCTGCCGAAGGAACAAAAGTACCAATCTGGATTTTAGGTTCTAGTATGGAAAGTGCTTCCTTAGCGGCTTCTTACGGGTTTCCGTATGCTTTTGCAGGGCATTTTGCACCTCGTCAGATGCTACAGGCTTTTGAGTTTTATCGCGACAATTTTCAGCCTTCAAAATTTCTGGATAAACCCAAAACCATGGCCTGCGTGAATATTATTGCTGCCGATACAGATGAAGAAGCCGAAAAATTATCGACAAGTTTGTACCAGATGTTTCTGAATTTAATTCGAAATGACCGAAAAGGGCTTCAGCCACCTGTTGATTCCCTTGATGATATTATGAGCGAAGAAGAACGTTTTCATGTCAATCAGATGACGGCATGTTCATTCGTGGGAGGTAAAAAGCAACTGGCAATAGATTTGAAAAAATTCATCGATTATTCCCGAATTGACGAGCTGATGATTACCAGTCCAATTTTCGACCATCAGGCGAAATTGAAAAGTCTGCAACTGACTAAAGAAGTACTTGATGAATTGAATTCTAATAGATAA
- a CDS encoding aromatic amino acid hydroxylase, which translates to MNPNIETNPLLERLPKHLKQFIKPQDYSDYTPINQAVWRYVMRKNVDYLSKVAHHSYLDGLKKTGIEIDSIPSMYGMNRILTEIGWAAVAVDGFIPPNAFMEFQAYNVLVIASDIRQLEHIEYTPAPDIIHEGAGHAPIIANPEYAEYLRRFGEIGCKAISSYKDYQMYEAIRLLSILKEAEDTSQEKIEEAEKAVADLQKNMGELSEMAQIRNLHWWTVEYGLIGTIENPKIYGAGLLSSIGESAHCMTDNVKKIPYDISAANQNFDITQLQPQLYVTPTFSHLSLILEEFANKMALRTGGLSGIQKLIQSNALGTIELSTGLQISGIFTNVIEEEGKPVYIQTTGKTALSYREKELVGHGTLTHPQGFGSPIGKLKGFNLAIEDMSPKDLQAYSIVESETVKLEFEGNIVVEGDIITGSRNLHGEIILISFKNCTVTHGETILFQPEWGNYDMAIGKKVVSAFSGPADVNSFDLVNIVPASKTIKAKHTDERDDLEFLYSTVRNIRDNKGSKSELRSVFEKLKNNHPNDWLLAVEITELLKDSDEKQLLQEVLNHLEQLKIKRPEVAHLISGGLDLIFDKETV; encoded by the coding sequence ATGAATCCAAATATTGAAACAAATCCGTTATTAGAAAGATTGCCCAAACATTTAAAGCAATTCATCAAACCTCAGGATTACAGCGATTATACGCCCATTAATCAGGCGGTTTGGCGTTACGTAATGCGTAAAAATGTAGATTATTTATCAAAAGTAGCACATCATTCTTATCTGGATGGTTTGAAAAAAACCGGAATCGAAATTGATTCTATTCCGAGCATGTACGGCATGAACCGAATCCTGACCGAGATTGGCTGGGCTGCCGTTGCTGTTGACGGGTTTATTCCACCCAATGCTTTCATGGAATTTCAGGCGTATAATGTTTTGGTTATTGCTTCTGATATCAGACAATTAGAGCATATTGAATATACTCCTGCACCGGATATTATTCATGAAGGTGCCGGTCACGCCCCTATCATTGCGAATCCGGAATATGCTGAATATTTAAGACGCTTTGGAGAAATTGGATGTAAAGCAATCTCATCCTATAAAGATTATCAGATGTATGAAGCGATCCGACTGCTTTCGATTTTAAAAGAAGCCGAAGATACATCACAAGAAAAAATCGAGGAAGCTGAAAAAGCAGTTGCCGATTTACAAAAAAACATGGGCGAATTGTCTGAAATGGCCCAAATTCGAAACCTACACTGGTGGACAGTAGAATATGGCTTAATTGGAACGATAGAAAACCCTAAAATTTATGGTGCTGGACTGCTTTCTTCAATTGGTGAAAGTGCTCATTGTATGACCGATAATGTGAAGAAAATCCCTTATGACATTTCTGCTGCAAATCAGAATTTTGATATCACACAGTTACAGCCTCAGTTGTATGTAACGCCTACATTTTCGCACCTGAGTCTGATTTTAGAAGAATTTGCTAATAAAATGGCTTTACGAACCGGAGGCCTTTCCGGAATTCAGAAGCTAATCCAATCAAATGCTTTGGGAACGATTGAGCTGAGTACCGGTTTACAAATTTCAGGTATTTTCACTAATGTTATCGAAGAAGAAGGAAAACCGGTTTACATTCAGACAACCGGAAAAACCGCCTTATCGTACCGTGAGAAAGAATTAGTCGGTCACGGAACTTTGACACACCCACAAGGATTTGGAAGCCCAATTGGAAAACTGAAAGGCTTTAATCTGGCTATTGAAGATATGAGTCCGAAAGATTTACAGGCGTACAGCATTGTTGAAAGCGAAACTGTAAAATTGGAATTTGAAGGTAATATTGTTGTAGAAGGCGACATCATTACAGGTTCAAGAAATCTGCATGGAGAAATTATCTTAATTAGTTTTAAAAATTGTACCGTAACACATGGCGAAACGATTCTGTTCCAGCCGGAATGGGGCAATTATGATATGGCTATTGGCAAAAAAGTAGTTTCGGCATTTTCCGGTCCGGCCGATGTAAATAGCTTCGATCTGGTTAATATTGTTCCGGCTTCTAAAACCATCAAAGCAAAACATACAGATGAACGCGATGATTTGGAATTTTTATATTCGACTGTTCGGAACATTCGCGATAATAAAGGTTCTAAATCTGAACTACGATCGGTTTTTGAAAAATTAAAAAATAATCATCCAAACGACTGGCTGCTTGCTGTTGAAATTACAGAACTTTTGAAAGATTCTGATGAAAAACAGCTTTTACAGGAAGTATTAAATCATTTAGAACAATTGAAAATAAAACGTCCTGAAGTGGCGCATTTAATTTCCGGTGGTTTGGATTTGATTTTTGATAAGGAAACGGTTTAA
- a CDS encoding pyridoxamine 5'-phosphate oxidase family protein, whose protein sequence is MHKDLDNKEAVEKIISLVKEIKTGIFVTELTKTPLQSRPMNIQDIDDEGNLWFISSANSNKNFEILKDNQVQLFFANNASSQYISIYGAASIYKDQAIIDELWTPVAKAWFEEGKNDPNVTVIKVTPSDAYYWDTKDGKVISLLKMAGSALFGNTTDIGVEGKLKL, encoded by the coding sequence ATGCATAAAGATTTAGATAATAAAGAAGCAGTAGAAAAAATAATTTCATTAGTAAAAGAAATTAAAACAGGAATTTTTGTAACTGAATTAACAAAAACACCTCTTCAATCACGACCAATGAATATTCAGGATATTGATGATGAAGGAAATTTGTGGTTTATTAGTTCTGCAAACAGTAATAAGAATTTTGAAATTTTAAAAGACAATCAGGTTCAATTGTTTTTTGCTAACAATGCAAGCTCACAATATATTTCGATATACGGTGCAGCGTCGATATACAAAGATCAGGCTATAATTGACGAATTATGGACGCCTGTTGCCAAAGCCTGGTTTGAAGAAGGCAAAAATGACCCAAACGTTACAGTTATAAAAGTGACTCCATCGGATGCTTATTACTGGGACACAAAAGACGGAAAAGTTATTTCATTGCTTAAAATGGCAGGATCAGCATTGTTTGGAAACACCACAGATATAGGTGTTGAAGGAAAATTAAAGCTATAA
- the kdpA gene encoding potassium-transporting ATPase subunit KdpA, with translation MNTELIGVIGIFILTIVLAIPFGKYIAKVFLGNKTLLDPIFNPLEKFIFKISGINPAEEMNWKQHLKALLSINMLWFFLCFFVLLFQGSLFLNPDNNPNMSPDLAFNTAISFLVNCNLQHYSGESGLSYLSQLVLMFLQFVSAGVGIAAAAMVFTAMRERATEKLGNFYNYFVKSCTRILLPLSAIVAIVLVFSGTPMTFEGKDTITTLQGDQIEVSRGPAAAFIGIKHIGTNGGGFFGANSTHPLENPTYFTNAVELWAQLIVPFAMIFALGFFLNKKKFSYIIFGVMTVGFLLLVIPTISSELNGNPAITKMGIAQTTGAMEGKEVRFGPAISGFWSIATTVISTGSVNSMHDSAMPISGAMQLLAMMVNAFYGGCGVGYLNFYIFIILAVFISGLMVGRTPEFLGKKIEAREVKIAAFIAILHPLLILAGTALASYFAANDTAMGYWFSGNATGWLNNPGNHGFSEMLYEYTSSAANNGSGFEGLGDNNPFWNITTGIVLLLSRFIPIIGPLAIAGLLANKKYIPESAGTLKTDTSIFGIMIFAVIAIIAALSFFPALALGPLAEYFTL, from the coding sequence ATGAATACAGAATTAATAGGAGTCATTGGAATTTTTATCCTGACAATAGTTTTAGCAATTCCTTTCGGGAAATATATCGCTAAAGTTTTCTTGGGAAATAAAACACTTCTCGACCCGATTTTCAATCCGCTTGAAAAATTTATTTTTAAAATAAGCGGAATCAATCCAGCTGAGGAAATGAACTGGAAACAACATCTAAAAGCACTCTTAAGCATCAATATGCTTTGGTTTTTTCTTTGCTTTTTTGTGTTACTATTTCAAGGATCATTATTCTTAAATCCGGATAATAACCCTAATATGTCGCCTGATTTGGCTTTTAATACGGCCATTTCGTTTTTAGTGAACTGTAATCTCCAGCATTATTCAGGTGAAAGTGGACTTTCTTACTTGTCACAACTGGTTTTAATGTTTTTACAATTCGTTTCAGCCGGAGTCGGAATCGCAGCGGCGGCAATGGTTTTTACCGCTATGCGAGAAAGAGCCACAGAAAAACTAGGCAATTTCTATAACTATTTTGTAAAAAGCTGTACTCGTATTTTATTACCGCTTTCTGCAATCGTAGCTATTGTTTTGGTTTTCAGCGGAACGCCAATGACTTTTGAAGGTAAAGATACAATTACCACTTTACAAGGCGACCAGATAGAAGTTTCCCGCGGACCTGCTGCTGCTTTCATCGGAATTAAACATATTGGTACAAACGGCGGTGGTTTCTTTGGTGCCAACTCAACGCATCCGTTAGAAAATCCAACTTATTTTACAAATGCGGTTGAACTTTGGGCACAACTTATTGTACCATTTGCAATGATTTTTGCGCTTGGATTTTTCTTAAACAAAAAGAAATTCTCTTACATCATTTTTGGTGTAATGACTGTTGGATTTTTACTCTTGGTAATTCCAACAATTTCATCAGAACTTAACGGAAACCCAGCCATTACAAAAATGGGAATTGCTCAGACAACCGGAGCAATGGAAGGAAAAGAAGTTCGTTTTGGTCCCGCAATTTCAGGTTTCTGGAGTATTGCAACAACGGTAATTTCTACAGGTTCTGTAAACAGTATGCACGATAGCGCGATGCCAATTTCGGGAGCTATGCAATTATTGGCGATGATGGTTAATGCTTTCTATGGCGGATGCGGTGTTGGTTACCTCAACTTTTACATTTTCATTATTTTGGCAGTCTTTATTTCTGGATTAATGGTAGGACGAACTCCTGAATTTTTAGGAAAGAAAATCGAAGCTCGGGAAGTCAAAATTGCAGCTTTTATTGCCATCCTTCATCCTTTATTGATTTTAGCAGGAACAGCTTTGGCTTCTTATTTTGCTGCGAATGATACTGCAATGGGTTACTGGTTTAGTGGAAATGCAACGGGTTGGCTTAACAATCCCGGAAACCACGGATTCTCTGAAATGTTATATGAATATACTTCGAGCGCTGCCAACAACGGTTCTGGTTTTGAAGGTTTAGGCGATAATAATCCGTTTTGGAATATTACTACGGGAATTGTTTTATTGTTAAGCCGTTTCATTCCGATCATCGGACCTTTGGCAATTGCAGGTTTATTGGCCAATAAAAAATACATTCCAGAAAGTGCAGGAACTTTAAAAACCGACACATCCATTTTCGGAATTATGATTTTTGCTGTGATCGCGATTATTGCTGCTTTATCATTCTTTCCCGCATTGGCATTAGGCCCATTGGCAGAGTATTTCACATTGTGA
- the kdpF gene encoding K(+)-transporting ATPase subunit F — MTALFIVSIAVFLYLVYVLIKPEKF; from the coding sequence ATGACAGCACTCTTTATTGTTTCCATCGCCGTTTTCTTGTATTTGGTTTACGTACTAATCAAACCTGAAAAATTCTGA
- a CDS encoding DUF7674 family protein, producing the protein MKNQVNKIYKQAERFAEITKKSIISGNIVRAKKCLALAERLFVSGSIETKNAISNVYIFSVSSFMEMRHCNISHLFPQTLKAEYIKQVNTSGV; encoded by the coding sequence ATGAAAAATCAAGTTAATAAGATCTACAAACAAGCTGAGCGGTTCGCAGAAATTACCAAAAAATCTATTATATCTGGTAATATCGTTCGGGCTAAAAAATGTTTAGCTCTTGCTGAACGCCTATTTGTTAGCGGAAGTATCGAAACAAAAAATGCGATTTCAAACGTGTACATTTTCTCAGTTTCGTCTTTTATGGAAATGCGCCACTGCAATATTTCGCATCTTTTTCCGCAGACACTCAAAGCAGAATACATCAAACAAGTTAATACTTCAGGAGTATAA
- a CDS encoding STAS/SEC14 domain-containing protein, protein MIEKIKELPENMIGFKTAGHVVKGDVDFVKSEVRLLIDEAQKLNYLLFFDNSPTDFALGAWLHESLLSFKNITKWTRAAIVTDCQRMINFTKVFNTIMPGEFKGFKKEDYMLAVDWTSEKIDLD, encoded by the coding sequence ATGATTGAAAAAATTAAGGAATTACCAGAAAATATGATTGGTTTTAAAACAGCTGGTCACGTAGTGAAAGGCGATGTTGATTTTGTGAAATCAGAAGTACGTCTTTTAATCGATGAAGCACAAAAACTAAACTATTTATTATTTTTTGACAACTCTCCAACTGATTTTGCTTTGGGTGCGTGGCTTCATGAATCTTTGCTAAGTTTTAAAAACATTACAAAATGGACAAGAGCTGCTATTGTAACAGACTGTCAGAGAATGATTAATTTCACTAAAGTTTTCAATACAATTATGCCGGGAGAATTCAAAGGATTTAAAAAAGAAGATTATATGCTGGCCGTAGACTGGACATCAGAAAAAATTGACTTGGATTAA
- a CDS encoding sigma-54-dependent transcriptional regulator has protein sequence MTHKILIIDDEEKLRSLLARIIKSEGFEVFEAKDLKSGFKKLEQTDIDVVLCDVKLPDGNGVDFLQNIKGSFPLTEVILLTAFGNIPDGVQAMKNGAFDYIVKGDDNDKIIPLLYKAVDKVQLQKKVQQLEKRISDKYSFDTIIGKSKGIEQVIDLAKKVAKTDSTVLLTGETGTGKEVFAQAIHENSNRAGKSFVALNCSTFSKEILESELFGHKQGAFTGALKDKKGFIEEANGGTLFLDEIGEMPIDLQAKLLRVLETSEYIPVGDTTSKKSNFRLIAATNRDLKEESEAHRFRSDLYFRLNIFEIKLPSLKERVKDIPLLVHFFVKQFSEKTNKKTLSISDDFIQKLENYSWPGNIRELKNIIERSVILSNSETLTSDVLPYEMQHQQEKSNKSMSAFSIQSIEKLHIQKVLNYTKGNKAETARLLEIGIATLYRKIEEYNL, from the coding sequence ATGACACACAAAATATTAATTATAGACGACGAAGAAAAACTGAGAAGTCTTTTGGCACGAATTATAAAATCGGAAGGATTTGAAGTTTTTGAAGCCAAAGATTTAAAATCAGGTTTTAAGAAATTGGAACAAACGGATATTGATGTCGTTTTGTGTGATGTGAAATTGCCTGATGGAAACGGTGTTGATTTTCTTCAAAATATAAAAGGAAGTTTTCCTTTAACGGAAGTTATTTTATTGACTGCTTTCGGAAATATTCCTGACGGTGTACAGGCGATGAAAAACGGGGCTTTTGATTATATCGTCAAAGGCGACGATAATGATAAAATTATTCCGCTTTTGTACAAAGCCGTTGATAAAGTTCAGCTACAGAAAAAAGTACAACAGCTTGAAAAACGTATCAGTGACAAATATTCTTTTGATACCATTATCGGAAAATCAAAAGGAATTGAACAAGTTATAGATTTAGCTAAAAAAGTTGCTAAAACTGATTCGACTGTTTTATTAACCGGAGAAACCGGGACCGGAAAAGAAGTTTTTGCGCAGGCGATTCATGAAAACAGCAATCGCGCAGGAAAATCTTTTGTGGCCTTAAATTGCAGTACTTTCAGCAAGGAAATTCTGGAAAGCGAACTTTTTGGTCACAAACAAGGAGCTTTTACGGGAGCTTTAAAAGATAAAAAAGGTTTTATTGAAGAAGCAAATGGCGGGACTTTATTCTTAGATGAAATTGGAGAAATGCCAATTGATCTTCAGGCAAAATTATTACGCGTTTTAGAAACCAGCGAATACATTCCGGTTGGTGATACGACTTCAAAAAAATCGAATTTCCGGTTAATTGCAGCAACAAACAGAGATTTAAAAGAAGAAAGCGAAGCGCATCGTTTCCGTTCTGACTTGTATTTTCGTCTGAATATTTTCGAAATAAAATTGCCTTCATTAAAAGAAAGAGTAAAAGATATTCCGCTTTTGGTTCATTTTTTCGTCAAACAATTTTCTGAAAAGACAAACAAAAAGACTTTATCTATTTCAGATGATTTTATTCAGAAATTAGAAAATTATTCCTGGCCGGGAAATATCCGTGAACTCAAAAATATTATTGAAAGATCGGTTATTTTAAGTAACAGCGAAACACTGACTTCTGATGTTTTGCCTTATGAAATGCAACATCAACAAGAAAAAAGTAATAAATCTATGTCGGCTTTTTCTATACAGAGTATTGAAAAACTGCATATTCAGAAGGTTTTAAATTACACCAAAGGGAATAAAGCGGAGACGGCTAGATTATTAGAAATTGGTATTGCGACGTTGTATCGAAAAATTGAAGAGTACAACCTATAG
- a CDS encoding four helix bundle protein: protein MNSWIKSFEFVKEIYLATKQFPAEEKFGITSQIRRASVSVPVNIAEGAARKGTKEFIHFLHISLGSLSELDTLILLSKELDFLNEKESEQLIGKLDVIGKLIYGLIKSLENRL, encoded by the coding sequence TTGAATTCATGGATTAAAAGTTTCGAATTCGTTAAAGAAATTTATTTAGCTACAAAACAATTTCCTGCGGAGGAAAAATTTGGAATCACATCCCAAATCAGAAGAGCTTCAGTTTCTGTACCTGTAAACATAGCTGAAGGAGCAGCAAGAAAAGGAACAAAAGAATTTATCCATTTTTTACATATTTCACTAGGTTCTCTATCAGAACTTGATACTTTAATCTTGTTAAGTAAAGAGTTAGATTTTCTTAATGAAAAAGAATCCGAGCAATTAATTGGAAAATTAGATGTCATAGGAAAACTTATTTATGGATTAATTAAAAGTCTTGAAAACCGCTTGTAA
- the kdpB gene encoding potassium-transporting ATPase subunit KdpB translates to MTTNKSTSLFESQQVKEALLQSFVKLNPKMMIKNPVMFTVEIGTAIMFAVCVSILMGANDQGSFIYNLIVFLILLATLLFANFAEAIAEARGKAQADSLRKTREETPARQILPNGEIKSISSSQLKKDDIFICEAGDLIAADGEIIEGLATIDESAITGESAPVIREAGGDKSSVTGGTKVLSDKIKVKVTSEPGESFLDKMIALVEGASRQKTPNEIALTILLAAFTLIFIIVCVTLKPFADYANAPITIAAFISLFVCLIPTTIGGLLSAIGIAGMDRALRANVITKSGKAVETAGDIDVLLLDKTGTITIGNRKATNFYPTKGIAFDDFVKSAVLSSLADDTPEGKSILELSKMLDVNSKMESDISQFTENISQTIKFTAETRTSGVILKDGTNIRKGAQDAAKKIAEQAGNHFPEDTAQQVITISSNGGTPLVVLKNNQIQGVIELQDIIKTGMKERFERLRRMGIKTVMVTGDNPLTAKFIAEKAGVDDFIAEAKPEDKMNYIRKEQAEGRLVAMMGDGTNDAPALAQANVGVAMNSGTQAAKEAGNMVDLDNDPTKLIEIVEIGKQLLMTRGTLTTFSIANDVAKYFAIVPALFITAIPALQGLNIMHLHSPESAILSAVIFNAIIIPILIPLALKGVEYRPIGASAILKRNLLIYGLGGLIVPFIGIKLIDLVVALFI, encoded by the coding sequence ATGACAACTAATAAATCCACATCATTGTTTGAAAGTCAGCAGGTAAAAGAAGCTTTACTGCAGTCTTTTGTGAAACTGAATCCAAAAATGATGATTAAAAATCCGGTAATGTTTACCGTAGAAATCGGGACTGCGATTATGTTTGCGGTTTGTGTTTCCATCCTGATGGGCGCAAACGATCAGGGCAGTTTTATTTACAATTTAATTGTTTTCTTAATCTTACTCGCAACGCTTTTGTTTGCCAATTTCGCAGAAGCCATTGCAGAAGCACGCGGAAAAGCACAAGCCGACAGTTTAAGAAAAACACGTGAAGAAACTCCGGCAAGACAGATTCTGCCAAACGGAGAAATCAAAAGTATCAGTTCTTCCCAACTTAAAAAAGACGATATTTTCATTTGCGAAGCGGGTGATTTAATTGCTGCCGATGGTGAAATTATAGAAGGTTTGGCAACGATTGACGAAAGTGCCATTACAGGAGAAAGTGCTCCTGTAATTCGTGAAGCAGGAGGAGACAAATCTTCTGTAACAGGAGGAACAAAAGTCTTATCGGATAAAATCAAAGTAAAAGTAACTTCAGAACCTGGAGAAAGTTTTTTGGATAAAATGATTGCTTTGGTTGAAGGTGCTAGCCGTCAGAAAACGCCAAACGAAATTGCGCTAACGATTCTTTTAGCGGCATTTACGTTAATCTTTATCATAGTCTGCGTGACATTGAAACCGTTTGCTGATTATGCAAATGCGCCCATTACAATTGCTGCTTTTATCTCTCTTTTCGTTTGTTTGATTCCGACTACAATCGGCGGATTACTTTCTGCTATCGGAATTGCGGGAATGGACAGAGCTTTGCGTGCCAACGTAATTACCAAATCAGGAAAAGCAGTTGAAACTGCCGGAGATATTGATGTTTTGCTTTTGGATAAAACCGGGACTATCACAATTGGAAACAGAAAAGCAACCAATTTTTATCCGACAAAAGGAATTGCTTTTGACGATTTTGTGAAATCAGCTGTTTTAAGTTCACTTGCTGATGATACGCCGGAAGGAAAAAGTATTTTGGAACTAAGTAAGATGTTAGATGTGAATAGTAAAATGGAATCAGACATTTCACAATTTACAGAAAACATTTCACAAACTATAAAATTTACTGCTGAAACCAGAACTTCGGGTGTGATTTTAAAAGACGGAACCAACATTCGTAAAGGTGCGCAAGATGCTGCGAAGAAAATCGCAGAACAAGCCGGAAATCATTTTCCTGAAGATACAGCGCAACAAGTTATTACCATTTCGTCTAACGGAGGAACGCCATTGGTTGTTCTTAAAAACAATCAAATTCAAGGTGTTATCGAATTGCAGGATATTATTAAAACCGGAATGAAAGAGCGTTTTGAGCGATTACGCCGAATGGGAATCAAAACGGTTATGGTTACGGGAGATAATCCGTTAACTGCGAAATTTATTGCCGAGAAAGCTGGTGTTGATGATTTTATTGCCGAAGCAAAACCGGAAGATAAAATGAATTACATCCGCAAAGAACAAGCTGAAGGACGTCTCGTTGCTATGATGGGTGACGGAACAAATGACGCTCCTGCCCTTGCCCAAGCCAATGTTGGTGTTGCCATGAACAGCGGAACGCAGGCGGCCAAAGAAGCCGGAAACATGGTCGATTTAGATAATGATCCAACAAAACTTATTGAGATTGTCGAAATTGGAAAACAGCTTTTAATGACACGCGGAACCTTAACTACTTTCTCCATCGCGAATGACGTTGCTAAGTATTTTGCGATTGTTCCGGCACTTTTCATCACTGCAATTCCAGCACTTCAAGGTTTAAATATTATGCATTTACATAGTCCGGAAAGTGCGATTTTATCGGCGGTGATTTTTAATGCGATTATCATTCCGATTTTGATTCCGCTTGCGCTGAAAGGTGTCGAATATCGTCCGATTGGAGCGAGTGCGATTTTAAAACGAAATCTTTTGATTTATGGACTTGGCGGTTTGATTGTTCCTTTTATCGGAATTAAATTGATTGATTTAGTTGTAGCGCTTTTTATTTAG
- a CDS encoding DUF4230 domain-containing protein: protein MLKRIVVVSGIVLAVILAFRYCEFKKNDDDGIEYNTNLIQQQILNVGKLVVTEGHFSEVITYKNQQKYFMNMISFEKKALVVVNANVTVAYDLHKMKYDIDEKNKTITILTIPKEEITINPDIQFYDVEQSKLNPFTGDDYNKINKSVKANLAKKIDKSTLKTNAQNRLISELSKILIMTNSMGWKLQYNGKTIESESELNQDLKL from the coding sequence ATGCTTAAGAGAATAGTAGTTGTTTCCGGAATTGTACTTGCCGTTATTTTGGCTTTCAGATATTGTGAATTCAAAAAAAATGATGATGACGGAATTGAGTATAATACAAATCTCATTCAGCAGCAAATCTTAAATGTTGGCAAATTAGTTGTTACTGAGGGGCATTTTTCTGAAGTCATCACTTATAAAAACCAGCAGAAATATTTCATGAATATGATTTCGTTTGAGAAGAAAGCACTTGTTGTCGTAAACGCAAATGTTACAGTTGCCTACGATTTACATAAAATGAAATATGATATTGATGAAAAAAATAAAACGATTACCATTCTTACTATTCCGAAAGAAGAAATTACCATCAATCCCGATATTCAGTTTTATGATGTGGAACAAAGTAAACTAAACCCTTTTACAGGAGATGATTACAATAAAATCAACAAGTCAGTGAAGGCGAATCTGGCTAAGAAAATCGATAAATCAACACTTAAAACAAACGCACAAAACCGATTAATAAGTGAATTATCCAAGATTTTGATTATGACCAATTCTATGGGATGGAAACTTCAGTATAATGGAAAAACGATTGAATCTGAGAGTGAGTTGAATCAGGATTTGAAGTTGTAA